The following is a genomic window from Amaranthus tricolor cultivar Red isolate AtriRed21 chromosome 10, ASM2621246v1, whole genome shotgun sequence.
TATTGCCTTCAAGCCAAAGAATAGCAATAGAGTTACTGCTGCATATTCTCCAATAGGGAGGGCTGTGAAGAAATCCGTTTAGAATTAGCATAACTATCCCAactgaaaaatcaaataatagaTATTTGAAGAGTCAAATGTCAGTTTCTCACTGACCCATTTTTCACTACATAAAACAATTGTAGACATTCCTCATTGATAGTGAGTTTGTGTCCACTTACTTGTCTGAAATTGAGCAGGTACTGACTGAAATATCCGTCCAATAATGACAGAGAGGATCGTCATCAGCCCAAGGGCACCCATTGATCCCAACAACACCTGATTCATGAAACATGGATAGTAAGTTGTGACTTATGATATTGGATTTCCACCAACTGAAGGACATGCCACACAAAAAATTTCCATCACAGCTAATACGCTCGGAGATTTTCTTTTCTCAAGATTTATTGAGGGAACCAGAAGAAATATCCATTGGTgagtgtaaatttttttttttggatgttGAAAAGTATCAATATTTGGCACTTTATGGAATGATGGACATAAGTATGGGGTCAAAGATTTAGCACCAAGTCAGCTGGAGCGTTTAAGGATCTTACAGCAAGTATAACTGAATAAGAGTACATTCAAAGCTTGGAAAACAAAAGAAACAGCCGGAAGCAACAATGAAATACCGTGACCAAGACCCGACGGACCCAACCTGTTTTTCTAAAATTTGGtgaatttttgtcaattttatgtgatttaattttggttatttttgtgttttatattGCAAATGTATGACTTGAAATGCAGTCTTTGAcccaatataataataaaattttaacgaaAAAAATTACATTGTATTTTTAGCTATTATATACTTTAGCaattagaataaaataataataaatctatgACACACTGGCTCAGAACTTTCAAACAAGGAGtctattatgaaatattattattactttttgcAACATTTAGCTGATTAAATGATCTTTTCTTGGGGCGTGAAAGCCAATAATTTCTTGGAAAATTACTCCCAAGATCCTCCACAATTAATCTAACTCAAAATGACAACGGTGGACCCTCCAAAGTGCTCTAGATGTTACCTGAGAAGCATCTTTCTGTTACAGTAACAATTATCATCCCTGTATGATTTCTGAATGTTCGTAAGCAGTAACAAAGCACAGGAATCATTATCTCAAAAAAAAGCACAGgaatcatagtgtaaaaatgcggtaacagtTATAACGGTGGTGTGGTAACgagagtgatgcggttatcataaCGCCTAAATAGCGGTCGAAATCATAAAATATTGTGAACACATTAAAAGCCATGTCGAGATAATGCCGAACATACCTAGAGGAAGCAGGGGGCAATTCTAAAATACAGTGCAGTTCTACACAAGTCTAAATAAATTACCTCGGTGCACAGGTTGCAGATTTTGAGATTATTATTCTATATTAAGTTGGAATGTCATCTACTGAGTCACGATTATGTATCAATATATATAAAGCATTAGATGCTCTGGCCCAAGATGAGCTTTTCAGAGATTTTTGGTTCAAAAGCCATACTGCCCATACATTAATCAAAATACGGAGAACCATTAGACCATATGATGACATTACACGAGGGCCGATTTTTTTAAGAATCCAACAAACACAAGAATGAAAACAGATATCGCACAGGAGAGGGAAAGGAGCATACCAGTCCTTTATCGAATTGCATGGCCAGGAGAGCAGCAATAAAAAATGTCTGGTCCAGGCACAGAACACAACTTAGTCAATCATCACAGTTGCAAAATGATTTGTCGAAAGCAATCAAAGTCAtatatcaaaatgaaaataaacccAATTTTTCTCATAAATGTAATAAAGATTAAAAGAGCGACTTAATTTGAAGTTTGAACATAGGCCTTATTGTGGGACATAGTACCAAAAATTGATGGTACAACAGTCAAAATCCAAAAATGTCTTGATCACACAATTCTGTCTAAAGAAGCCAGCTTTCCTGGAACCTAGGTCATATCGGCTTCCATATCAAAGATATGGTACAAGGTTGCGCTTCCATCCCCTTGGGCCCACCTCCCGTCTACCATTCCCCTTACAAAACAAAAACGAAACCCAAAAAACAAGGATACTGCAATTGGAACATAGGTTCATTTGCTCTTTAATTTGAGGATGGTAGAACAAATTTTCAAGTTATTGGTAAGGAGCAAAATATACTCATAGAGTAAAGAAATAATTATCCAAATGGAGTTAAATTTTTAGACTCAAATGTGATTCAAACAACATGGTAGCCCAGAGATCAATATATACTTCTTAAAATGAACATATAAGAGTTTAGTACATAATTTATACCTTGTCCCCAATTTCTGAAACAAATATTAACGCAAATGCAGCAGTGAATCCAGTCTTTGCAATTGCCGCCAAGATTGTTGAAGGTCCTCCTTTCACAAACATAATAAGGGAAAATACTATAGAACACCCAAGTAATACCATGGCTATAGAGAGAGGATAAGGAATTCGATTAGGACGCTTCTCACTGTCAaagaattgaaattcaaaatGAGTCAATATCATGCAAATACTGATTATGACAATAACTATCAATAGGAAAATGAGTAGAAGGGAGAAAAATAGATCCACTACGATCTTTCAaatttagtttcgtggagttgCAGTAGCCTTTTGCATACAAGAACGCAATACATCTtgaaataagatacaaatgcaatattcaaagcaaaaaaaaatcatgacaTATGCAAAGGGGTCTTTTCGTAAATAAGGAAGGCTTGTATGAGACCGTATCACTGTGAGACAAGTCCATACAAAAAGCCCATTGctaaaaaatcaatgaaatccAAATTCACACTTATACAGGAAGcagtttttttaaatagtttggcTGACCTAATTGAAGtcgtctcatggtgaaacgGCCTCAATAAAGAACTAGTGTTCGTAGGAATATCATAATATATGTGTTCGGGGTCACAACACATGTTTCTTGGACATGGATAACAAGTAATATCCAAGTATCAAAACTATTATTAcagctaaaaaaataaaaagcacGGAAACACATGAGACAATCACATAGTAGAAGTATAAAATGACATTTATGCAACTCATGACTAGCTAGAATGTTGAAACAAAGTAACACATGTTTATGATAAACAGATTAAGTACAACATACTAGAAGCCTCGATTACAACATTTTAAAGTTCTGCTCACATTTGGGAGGAATCATTACTGGACGAGCCActtgaaaatatattttcattattaagcTCCTCTCTTCCATCATAATTGCTTGATCCAACACCAACATTTGAAGCCCAGGTTCGGACAGGTCTTGAGACTAATTTGCACTTCCTTGCATCATTTTGTCTTACTACAAAAATTAGTAAGATTCATCGTCATGTAACTGAATTTTAGttatttgatggaaaaaatCAAAATCCAGGAAGTAATTTTGTGGAAAGAATGTCAATAGCAACAGGGGTTTCTCAGAGGATGATAAATGTCACATATGAAACTCAGCCAAAAATCAAAGGTGCACTACCGAGAACACAAGTAAAAGTAAGGATAAACAATAATCTCAACATTTCACAGTAGGAAGAAACAAAACTTTCAGACAATAGAGACAAAATTACAACTATATTACGACACCAAGTCACCAACAATGAGGATCAAGGGAAAAAAACATACAAGCTAAGTCTCTGAATAGGTCATCGTCCAAGCATGGATTCtgtttttatcattttaatagTTTAAAGAGATTAAACATTCACCAAAGTTGCTTACAAGTAAAATCATTAATTTCTACATGATTTTGGCAACAGACATAAACAAGAAAGTATCGAAATAAATGAGCCAAAAAATGAACAGCATATATTGGTTCCATGATCACATGATAAAAATGTAAGCCAGGTTCAACTGTATAGTGTTTTTAGGCATTAGGAATCACAAATGTTCTTAAATGCCTCAGCTCTGTGGGAATTCCTGAAGCATTTACAAAAAATATTCCCAAAATATCACAAACGATACCACAGAATTTACCCTCTTCCTTTCCAATTAAGGTTGTGTTTGGGAACaggtatttcatttcaaaatctTAATGTTATTATGGAATCATAAATgagaaatttgagaatgacaaggtttggcgagtcattctcaaattcttaactttaactactttgaaAACAAAGATGAAGTTgactcaaatccaaatttgaagtttttttatttgccaaacactaaatttgatCCAATACAAGATTTTGCAATTGAAATCATCATTCCCAAACATAGCATAAGaaaattagaaattagaatCGATAAATCAACTTCTAAGTGTTAATTAGTTCAAAGAATCCAATTGATTTGACAAAATAACCCAATTTAGCAGAGAAGCCTACTAACCTGCTAAGGTATCCACAGTAACTTCATTGATAATTGCCAAAGACCGAGTATCTGGCGGGTCTTTTAGGAGTAAACAACTGGTAATTTCTTGAAATTTCATGCCAGTAGAGTTCATTTGGTCTTAAAAGAAGAGCCATTGAAAACAACCTCTCATGAGGTTCATTTTAGACAATAAAGATGTTATTTTACTTATATTTCCCTTTGATGTTTCTTGATCAACAATAACAATGGCAAAACCTTAATCTCAAATTATAGGAGACTACATGAGCCAAAACAATTCAACATGAGAGATCGACGGTAATAATGCTTATACTTTGTTCATCCTCGCACCAATTTAACAACTAAGAAAATCAGATCCAATGATCATCCACACATATTCTCCTCCTCGAATTATCCGTATATGTTGTCATATCAAGAACTCAATTCTTCAAGTCATTCTTGACTCCATATCTTTGACCTGCCTATTTCTATTCTAAACCCCGCAAAGCTCTAACCTTCCACTACTCTAGCTCTTGTAACGTGTGCACTTTATGTCTTCTTTGCACATGGCTAAACTGAAAACACTTTTCTCTACTCTTGTCTTCAATAATTACGACTCTAAAATACTTACATATATCTTCATTTCGAATTTTATTCTATAGAGTATATCCAATAGTCCACCATAGCATATGCATATATGCATCTAAGTTCTGCAAAACCTTGCATTTTGACCCAACCCATGTAGTAGTGTTAGAAAGCACTCCAGCAAAAAATTCCCCATAACTTATTGGAATATTTTGATCGCACAATATTCCAGTCTCACCTCCGCTCTCACCTAATCCTATGAGTGAAATCTTTTGAATGATTCTGCTATAGAGGAAAATGGATTTTAGGCACTTGAAACCGTCCTATGTATCAACACATTAACTTAGATCATTCGTGTTAAAAAAAGATTTCATATACTTTAATTTACTCTGACTTAGCTCAACCCTAACATAAACTCCCGCCACCGCATCTCAATTTTAGTATTGACACCATTGATAGTTTCAGCCACTAATATGATGTCATCCGCGAACAACATGCACCAAATCGCCATGTCACTTCTCCCTCATTATTGAGAATTTTTTGATTGCTCCTTCACTAAAATTTTATCATGGTTGCATATACAACCACTCGTACTAGGTCTGGTCACATAAGAATCAACAGTACGATGAGAAATTGCTGAAACAGAGTTTTGTTACTCATTATAAGCTGAGGCAAAGTACAATGTACTGTATACGTATATAAAGACAGGTGTTTCTCTATTTTGGAAAGACCTGGGAAGAAACTTCGATAAGGAAGAAAGTGACTAGGTCTAAAGAAATGAGTGTACATCTCCAATTGGAAACTCTATTGAGTGCCAGCCCTAGTCTGAGAGCTTTGCAGTAAGAATTACCAATCATTAGGGAGATGTTTTAAAGAACCTAATACCTAATTCATAAATTCGGTCTTATCAACGAAAAATGTCTCAAATTTGTGACCAAGAATGAACAAAAAGGGGTGCTAATATAAACAGCAGCAAAGATGCTTCAACGAGAATGAACATCCATATCAAGTAAATAGTAACCAATGCATTTTGACAAACACCAATCTTTATATCGAAAGAATTCTTTTTTTCTAGCACATTGATTGATTAGTGTCTCATTTGATTGATTAGTGTCTCAACATCATCATACTAAGTCTATCCCGTATATAACTTATGCTCAGAATACGGCACACCATACCCTTATCATAGGAGGCCAGGAGGCTCCGGAACAGCATAACTGCATAGGCAAGACAAGTACAAagacaaaccaaaaaaaaaatatcaatcatAAAGGcacaaaaaaacaaacaaagataaCTAACAATGGTCTAGGGCACGAATTCTGGCATCTACAACTTGTTTTATCCCAAGTGTCCAAAAGATCCAAATCATAAAAAGCTCTACTTTTTATTCAACCAACCTTTTAAAAAGCCTAAAAGTAATATCCTACAAAAAGTTCAATTTGCCAGATATAGTTTTCTTTGCCAGATTACAtgagatgaaaaaaataaaccaactcCATCCAGAAGAGTATTGTTATGTACAATCAACTAGTCAACTAACTAATTTTCTTCAACAGCTTCACCTAATGTGCCTTCATTTCAATAGGGGCAAAGATCTATAGTTATTTGGTTTCAGATTACGGTGAACTATGGTTAAATGACGATGTTTGCCATCAAGGGTTGATCCAAAGGAACCAAATTGAGTACATCCAACCCTCAAACTCCCCATTTGGAAACCACTTAATGGCAACAGCTTCACCTAATTTTATAGTTTAAGGTGATACATTATTCACCAACCCAACACATCAGAACCCCTATTCAATCATCAATTACACTTTTTTGGTAAGACTTATTTTCCTTGCAACAACGGAAAAAAAGGGAAGGGGTTCAATAATACTAAGAAACCCAATTctcacaataacaatatcaagaCTAATTCAAAAAGTTCccacaaataatttaaaaccatcaaattcaaatgaaataaGTATATTAACTCAAAGAGATTTAAGAAAATTACATGAAAGAGAATAATCGCATCTGGGTATAATTGGATATGACCGAATAGAGCTTGGGACTGCTAACAGTGGAAGTAATCTCCCACTATTGACAAAATTTTGAGGAATTTGAGGAGTTTTACCCACAAATTGGTGCTTAACTACCATCTTTGAATTGCTTCAGTATTTCCTGCTTTTCGAAATAGTTGGTTCAAGAATTAATTGTTCATAATGAGTAATAGACACTTTAACGAAATTAGGTTTAGGGTTGTGAGTCAAATTATGATCAAAGTAGGGATTGGataatgataaatttgatgatgatgatgaattgatgatgatgaagatttgaTGGAGTGAGTCCGTCACACTTCCTCTTTCCAGTTTGGGATTGAGTATTGTGAAGAGGGATGCGTATGTGCTTGCCACgtgtatatataagatataaaGAACTTAATTGGTTGCAGTTACATTTCTCAAAACGGTCCATCACACGCATTTTGGTTGGATTTTGATTTTAGTCATAGTCGGTTTCGAGTTATGTTAGTTTGGAGTCGGGTCGATCCacatatcataattttttcaaaaataaataatacaatccttgaatatttaatttgtattgattAACAATGAGAGATAACACATCTATTTATATAAGAGACTAGGattaaaataaagaaacaaaatattaatctaaacctaaataataagaaacaaaataatcttaatatactaaatattaaaaaatcttaacttcctaaaacataatattctaaaataatatctttattttatttatttaattctgCATTCTATTTTcttacactccccctcaagttaggtctcgGATCACCGAACCGAACTTGCACAATAATTTTCAAGTCTTCGAATCCAATTGCCTTTAACAGAAAATCCGCTAGTTgatctttttttttaacaagaaaattttgataatcttttctgcaaaattttcataattgatTTTCGACTTTTCGGATTTAGATATAAGGTAAAGAAATAAATTgagttggtttattttattatttgggtGAAGGTTAGAAAACTGATACGGGTAAGAATTTAATGAACGGTTTGGATAGGGATTTGGGTAAGGTTAGTGGAAAAAGGGTTATACAGAAAGTATTTTTCATATACACTAATTTTCTTTCCTGTctcctttttctcttttttcttggTTGTTTTAATTTCTTTGTTACCTGCTACCTTCTCAACTTCTTTATTACATGTTTCCTTTTATCTCGCTTTCCTCCACTATTTTAAATGGACTACCATTGTAAGCTTCGGTGGCCACTACAATTGTGGTTGCCGGAGCTATTCCAAAAATGCTCAAGTTTATCTTGCCTTCGGTGTCTCTTATATTTCTCCCCTTCGCGACATCACGTTGGATGGGTTCATTCACAAGAGGTAGCGAAATTGGCCTGTATAGAGTACGAATCCAAGTCCATAATTCATGGGCAGTAGTAGTGAATGAAATAACGAGGTCGATAATGTCGGAGTTAATACATGCGAGAATCCATGACATAACCCTGCTATCATATTGTTTCCATTGTGGAGTTATGGTCGTTGGGGGAATGGCAGTGATATGATTAAGCATTTCCCgatcaccaagttcaatttccATTTCTTTACACCACTTGGTGTAATTTTTTCCATTAAAGTTTTCGGATACCTTtggttttttattgatttttcagtTTGTATCGATTTTTTGGTTTCTTTGTTGTAAAAGGAGTATAATTTGCTCAACCTCTACGAATGAAAACATCATGTTTTccatctgattttttttattggtttggtttgattggttttgtGTTGATTCGGTTTTGTTTGGATCGATTTTGATCgatt
Proteins encoded in this region:
- the LOC130825755 gene encoding protein PAM71-homolog, chloroplastic isoform X1; the encoded protein is MVVKHQFVGKTPQIPQNFVNSGRLLPLLAVPSSIRSYPIIPRCDYSLSFMLFRSLLASYDKVRQNDARKCKLVSRPVRTWASNVGVGSSNYDGREELNNENIFSSGSSSNDSSQIEKRPNRIPYPLSIAMVLLGCSIVFSLIMFVKGGPSTILAAIAKTGFTAAFALIFVSEIGDKTFFIAALLAMQFDKGLVLLGSMGALGLMTILSVIIGRIFQSVPAQFQTTLPIGEYAAVTLLLFFGLKAIKDAWDLPSDDKDESTDGSELGEFTEAEELVKEKVSKRLSSPLEILWKSFSLVFFAEWGDRSMLATIALGAAQSPWGVASGAIMGHLVATSIAVLGGAFLAKYISEKLVGYLGGVLFLLFAVATFFGFF
- the LOC130825755 gene encoding protein PAM71-homolog, chloroplastic isoform X2, coding for MVVKHQFVGKTPQIPQNFVNSGRLLPLLAVPSSIRSYPIIPRCDYSLSLRQNDARKCKLVSRPVRTWASNVGVGSSNYDGREELNNENIFSSGSSSNDSSQIEKRPNRIPYPLSIAMVLLGCSIVFSLIMFVKGGPSTILAAIAKTGFTAAFALIFVSEIGDKTFFIAALLAMQFDKGLVLLGSMGALGLMTILSVIIGRIFQSVPAQFQTTLPIGEYAAVTLLLFFGLKAIKDAWDLPSDDKDESTDGSELGEFTEAEELVKEKVSKRLSSPLEILWKSFSLVFFAEWGDRSMLATIALGAAQSPWGVASGAIMGHLVATSIAVLGGAFLAKYISEKLVGYLGGVLFLLFAVATFFGFF
- the LOC130825755 gene encoding protein PAM71-homolog, chloroplastic isoform X3; the protein is MNSTGMKFQEITSCLLLKDPPDTRSLAIINEVTVDTLAVRQNDARKCKLVSRPVRTWASNVGVGSSNYDGREELNNENIFSSGSSSNDSSQIEKRPNRIPYPLSIAMVLLGCSIVFSLIMFVKGGPSTILAAIAKTGFTAAFALIFVSEIGDKTFFIAALLAMQFDKGLVLLGSMGALGLMTILSVIIGRIFQSVPAQFQTTLPIGEYAAVTLLLFFGLKAIKDAWDLPSDDKDESTDGSELGEFTEAEELVKEKVSKRLSSPLEILWKSFSLVFFAEWGDRSMLATIALGAAQSPWGVASGAIMGHLVATSIAVLGGAFLAKYISEKLVGYLGGVLFLLFAVATFFGFF